TCGGATAACGATAGGCCCCTGTGCTCAGGGAGGGAAAAGCAATTGACCTGATGCGGTGCCGGGTGGCCAGTTGAAGACTGGACCGGTAAGCGCCGGCCAGAAGCTCCGGTTCCCGGTGCCTGCCGTCTTTGTAGACCGGTCCAACGGTATGGATAACGTATTTTGCTTTAAGCCGGCCCCCGGAGGTGATCCGGGCTTCACCGGTGGGGCAACCCCTGATCTTTTTACATTCTTCTAAAATTTGTGGGCCCCCTGCTCTGTGAATCGCTCCATCCACACCCCCGCCTCCGAGAAGCGTGGTATTGGCGGCATTCACTATCGCTTCCGTGTCCTGCAGGGTAATATCCCCTTCCACCAGTTCCAGAATAGATTTATGAACGGTAACTTTCATCGTCATTTTTTCCTTCTCTGCCGACCATAATGGGGTCAAAAAGCCCGGCTTAAATGATCATAAATTCCCTCCCGCCAATGTGTCCATCCTTGCCTTTCTAAAGAATCAAAAGAGTTAATAGACGGAATGATCTTTTCTACAGGTCAAGGAGCCGGCGGGGAGAGGCGATGAGGTTCTCGAAAGAGAGAACTTTAATTCTATAGTTCAGTTACTTGTTTTAGGCTCTTACCGGTAATTTGTTTTTTATTCTAAGGGAGCTTGCAGAAGAAAATCAATGAGAAGCAGGGAAGCCTGGCGAACGGGTTTAAATTGAATCCCGATCTTATAGCCTGAAGCGGCATTTTCCGCACTGGGCTCCATCCAAGCAACTATGGCAATAAAGGTGATTTTATCAGAATAGGGATACAATCTCACTTGCAAAGGGGTGCCCTCGGAAAGAGGAAAGGACGAATCAAACATCAAACCACCCCTTCCTATGGTTTTGGTCCTGATGGGGTATAGTTCTTTGTCTTTTTCCAGCAGAAGTATACGAAAATCTCCCTTCACTTCTATTTTGATTCTTGGAAATTTTCGCTTTCCTATGGTCGGGGGATGGAGGCTCTCTTTGAATCCTTCCTGGATTTCTCTCACCTTCTTGGGATTTTGAATAAGCGCTTTGACGCAATCCTTATCGAGCTTAAACCCTGCTAATTGCCGCAGCATGGCAAACGCCTCATCGTTTGACCAGGCCGCTTTGTAGCTGCGGGAACTGGTGAGGGCGTCGAAAATATCAGCCACAGAGATCATGCGCGCTTCGATAGGGATTTCTTCTCCCTGTAATCCAAGCACGTATCCCGATCCGTCCAGAGTCTCATGATGATACTCGGCCATGTTGCGTAACATCGTCATGTATTGAAGCGTATTAAGTCCAAAATCTTTGATGATAGAATCGATAATCTCGCGGCCGATAACGACATGTTTTTTGAGTCCGTCAAAATCTTCGTCGGACAGTTTTTCATTTTTTTTAAGCAGAGTATCCGGAACACCCACCTTGCCAATATCGTGCAGAGGAGAGAAGAGAAAAATATTTTCGATATATTCATCACTAAATCCATATTTTGGCGCCAGTTCCTGGGCAATCAGTCGGGCATAATGGGACACCCGGTCGATATGCTGGCCTGTTTCCAAATGATGATAGGCGCTGATTTGTTTGGCCGCCTGGACTGTGGATAGCATCATCCGAATGGTTGCCAGTTCGGTTGAAACGATCGAAGAGATGAAATGACCGAAAAAGTTAAGTTCCTGAAGATTCTCTTGTTGAAAAGATTGTTTCTGGTACGAATTGAAAAAGACAAAACCAAGGAATTGACCATTGAGGAAGATAGGCAGAGTATAACTTGAGCCAAAACCCTGAGAGACAATCTTCTTCGTATGCTCGGCTTTCCCCCCTTCAAATACTGAAAGGTCGTTTACCACGCGAGCTTGACCGCTTTCCATAATGTCTTTTAACGATTTGACGTTGGAGAGTTTGGCCTGGTATCGAACCAGGGGATGGTCTTCATCACTGCTGTAAATAAAGGTTTTAAGAAGATCGCTTTTAGAATCGTGGAGTATAACCGCAATTCGATCAACTCTTTCCACACGATTTTTTAATAGATGATGAATAAATTGAAGTTTTTCAGAGAGAGGAATTTTTTTGTTTAAAAAACTCAATGGGTCTTCATGCAATTCCACTTTCGGATTCATTGAAATATGCTCCTTATCAGGGGGTAGAGAAAATCTGGCTCCAATCGATAATCCGCCCCTTGGGAAAGCTTACCGGTTTTCACGTCTCTCACAATAAGTATACCAAAACATGAAGAAAACGCTAGTCGAAGGGCTTGTTCAGGGAGAAAGAATTAGCATGAATTTTTATCTGAACCTGCTTGACTAGTTATGCCCATTTTACTTCATAAAATATTTGGTCATTGTTTAGCATAAAATAAGAGCCCGCATATAAGAATCTTAAAATGGTCTTATTTGAACCTAGCCCTTTAAACAATGGAAATGGTTTCACAATTTACTTGTAAGGGTGTTTTTCAAACCTTAGACAGAGCACTATTGCCTTTAGAAAATTTTAGGTCCCGAATTTCCCTTCGCAGAGAAATTCGGAGAAGATACCTATGGGATTTGAAACAGTTGCAGGCGACTTTTAATGCCGGTGTTGATGGATGAGGAAATGGCCTCAGGGAAATCAGCCGGCATTTGGTCTTTGGTTTTATCAAGAGCTAGAAG
Above is a window of Nitrospirota bacterium DNA encoding:
- a CDS encoding HD domain-containing protein, producing MNPKVELHEDPLSFLNKKIPLSEKLQFIHHLLKNRVERVDRIAVILHDSKSDLLKTFIYSSDEDHPLVRYQAKLSNVKSLKDIMESGQARVVNDLSVFEGGKAEHTKKIVSQGFGSSYTLPIFLNGQFLGFVFFNSYQKQSFQQENLQELNFFGHFISSIVSTELATIRMMLSTVQAAKQISAYHHLETGQHIDRVSHYARLIAQELAPKYGFSDEYIENIFLFSPLHDIGKVGVPDTLLKKNEKLSDEDFDGLKKHVVIGREIIDSIIKDFGLNTLQYMTMLRNMAEYHHETLDGSGYVLGLQGEEIPIEARMISVADIFDALTSSRSYKAAWSNDEAFAMLRQLAGFKLDKDCVKALIQNPKKVREIQEGFKESLHPPTIGKRKFPRIKIEVKGDFRILLLEKDKELYPIRTKTIGRGGLMFDSSFPLSEGTPLQVRLYPYSDKITFIAIVAWMEPSAENAASGYKIGIQFKPVRQASLLLIDFLLQAPLE
- a CDS encoding O-acetyl-ADP-ribose deacetylase encodes the protein MKVTVHKSILELVEGDITLQDTEAIVNAANTTLLGGGGVDGAIHRAGGPQILEECKKIRGCPTGEARITSGGRLKAKYVIHTVGPVYKDGRHREPELLAGAYRSSLQLATRHRIRSIAFPSLSTGAYRYPIPEAARIALQTVMDYLNQYEDIRRVRFVLFGPEAFAAYKTALSEPI